The genomic DNA AATTTGTATCCAATTCCTTTTAGATTAATGATGACTTCAGGGGACTTCGGCTTGCTTTCGAGCTTCTTTCTGATTTTGGAAATATGCATGGCCACGGTTTTCTCTTCGCCATAGTTTGGCTCCTCTCCCCATACGAGCTGGTAGATTTGCGTAGCGGTATAGAGGCGATTCGGATTTTTGAAGAAAAATTGAAGTAACTCCAGCTCCTTAGCCGTACATTCAATAACTCGTTCGTCGACAACAAGCCGTGCCTCGGCAGGTTTTAAGGCAAGGTTGCCATAACGGTATTCTTTAGACTGCTCATGGTTCTCACGCAGCATGGCTCGGGTAAGGTTCTGTCTTCGCAGCAGGCTATGTATTCTAGCAACTACCTCAAGGGGATTGAAAGGCTTCGTAATGTAATCGTCACCGCCGATTCCGAGGCCTGTTAATTTGTCAAAATCGCTGGAGCACGAACTGATGAAAATAATAGGGGTGTTTGTGATGCTCCTGATTTTATGGCATAAGTCGAATCCATGGGTATCGGGGAGCATGATATCCAGCAAAATGACATCAAACGTATGCTGACTTAGCAAATTCAATACCTCTTCCCCCGTGGTACAGGAATATATCTCATGGAACCTTTCTTTTTTGAGAATAATCTCCAGCAGGTTCAAAATACCTTCCTCATCATCGACCATCAGTATTTTCTCATTTCTGAGCAAAATCGAATTCCTCCTAGGCAATGAAATTTCAACGTAAAAATACCACTCTATTTTACCCCGTTCATCCTAATAATTTCAATAAATGGCGGATTATACTAAGGTGCATGGAAGCACAAAAAACGGAGAGATTACTGGTTGCAATCTCTCCGTGGTTTGAATAATTAGTCCCGGCTTTGGAAGAACATCATGATAAAACGAAGAAGTTCAATAAGGGAGATAAGGGCTGCCGCTACATAAGTCAATGCGGCTGCGTTAAGAACTTTGCCTACGCCGCGTTCGTCATTCTGCGAAACTAAGCCCATGCTTAGCATGCCTCTGCGGGCCCGGTTGGATGCGTCGAATTCTACGGGCAAGGTGACAAGCTGGAACAGCACGGCCAATGAGAAGAACACGATGCCTACGCCCAGAAGGTTCAGTGAACCGAACAGAAAGCCTGCAAGAATTAAAAACGGCGATACTTGGGACGTTATATTGACGATCGGGAACATCTTGTGGCGCAGAACCAGCATGGAGTAAGATTCCTTATGCTGAATGGCGTGCCCGACTTCATGGCAGGCTACCGCTACGGCCGATACCGAATTCTCGTAATAGACCGGCTCGGAGAGGCGGACGACGCGTTTGGTCGGGTCGTAATGGTCCGTCAGGCTGCCGCGTACAGGTTCGATCGGTACGTCGTACAGACCGTTTGCATCCAGCATGCGGCGGGCTGCGTCATGGCCGGTTAGGCCGTACATATTATGAACATTGGCGTATTTGTTAAAGGTTCCCTTTACTTTGAACTGGGCCCATATCGATAGGCCGATGGCAAATAATAATGGAATAAACATAATATTTGAGCTCATTTTTCTTCTCCATCCCCCTGTTGTTAATGATTGTTCAGAACTTTACGTAAATGGCCCTTGATTAATTAGAAGATACAGCGCATCGATGCAGGCGAGGCTCTGGGGCATGAGACTGGAGAACATTTTTCTTGCTTGGCCAGGCTTCAATTTAGAAATAAGCGGCTCCAGCTCCTTGACCTCCCGTTCCAATCTTTGCATATGGATTTCGAGGGAAGTAAGCTTCTCCGTAACCTGTTCCTCGTGGCTTACTTTATTCCACAGCTCCAGCTTCGAGCGAATTTCCTCTAATGTATACTTCTCCTGTTTTAATTCATTAATACGTTTCAAACGGTTTAAGGTTTCAGCACTGTATAGGCGGTAATTTTTCTGTGTGCGTGCCTCCGGCGCAATGAGCTTCAGCTTGGTATAATAGTCGATCGTTCTCTCGCTTACGCTGGCAGCCTTGGCTAGTTCGCCGATTCTGTATAGTTTCATCCTGCTAGGCTCACCTCACTCCTAAGGATATTTTTAGTATATATTTATTTTTCTAAAATAATGATACCTGATCGGCAACTATACAGTCAAACGTTATGCTTTCCAATCTATAGTTACTATCGCTGCTTATAATTTCATACCCTTGCAGCGAAAAGCTAGGCTGATTGTTCCCCGGAGTTTGTCCGGCTGCCGGCTCGGTATTGCAGCAAGAACCGATGACATACAATTTAAGCAGGCTGGCAAATAAGGGCAGCTCCCGCAAATCCGTCGCTGAAGGGACCGGGGGAGCAGTAGGGTGGCTGTGAAACAGTCCCAACAGCTTCGGATGATAGCTGTGTTTGACCCATTCCTGCGGTTCCAGCGAGAAGTGCCGGTCCGGTTGGGCAGAAGCATTGGTTACCGGAACGTAGCCATCTATGATGACCGCTCCAGCCGCTATTTCACCCAGCAGAATCCCGCATGCCTCATGGGGATAACGGGTCAGGCTATCTTGCTCCAGCTGCTTATATACAGATGGAAGGATGATCCGTTTCGGCTCGGAAACATGCTTCCAGAAGTAATCGTTCATAGATGATGTTCACCTCATTCCTCAGTTTGTAACAAAACGGGTAAACAGGGTACAATAACATATACAAATAGCAAAGG from Paenibacillus woosongensis includes the following:
- a CDS encoding response regulator transcription factor; the protein is MLRNEKILMVDDEEGILNLLEIILKKERFHEIYSCTTGEEVLNLLSQHTFDVILLDIMLPDTHGFDLCHKIRSITNTPIIFISSCSSDFDKLTGLGIGGDDYITKPFNPLEVVARIHSLLRRQNLTRAMLRENHEQSKEYRYGNLALKPAEARLVVDERVIECTAKELELLQFFFKNPNRLYTATQIYQLVWGEEPNYGEEKTVAMHISKIRKKLESKPKSPEVIINLKGIGYKFVPPKER
- a CDS encoding zinc metallopeptidase, producing the protein MSSNIMFIPLLFAIGLSIWAQFKVKGTFNKYANVHNMYGLTGHDAARRMLDANGLYDVPIEPVRGSLTDHYDPTKRVVRLSEPVYYENSVSAVAVACHEVGHAIQHKESYSMLVLRHKMFPIVNITSQVSPFLILAGFLFGSLNLLGVGIVFFSLAVLFQLVTLPVEFDASNRARRGMLSMGLVSQNDERGVGKVLNAAALTYVAAALISLIELLRFIMMFFQSRD
- a CDS encoding MerR family transcriptional regulator, whose protein sequence is MKLYRIGELAKAASVSERTIDYYTKLKLIAPEARTQKNYRLYSAETLNRLKRINELKQEKYTLEEIRSKLELWNKVSHEEQVTEKLTSLEIHMQRLEREVKELEPLISKLKPGQARKMFSSLMPQSLACIDALYLLINQGPFT
- a CDS encoding M67 family metallopeptidase gives rise to the protein MNDYFWKHVSEPKRIILPSVYKQLEQDSLTRYPHEACGILLGEIAAGAVIIDGYVPVTNASAQPDRHFSLEPQEWVKHSYHPKLLGLFHSHPTAPPVPSATDLRELPLFASLLKLYVIGSCCNTEPAAGQTPGNNQPSFSLQGYEIISSDSNYRLESITFDCIVADQVSLF